A window from Dysidea avara chromosome 2, odDysAvar1.4, whole genome shotgun sequence encodes these proteins:
- the LOC136246715 gene encoding uncharacterized protein, with the protein MVAEYERAHPEVVKGDSEEAIRENKAYAMALAKGEANPSSVSIYVLGQEKAGKSCLVSTLLGDKFEERIATRGADVDVCTVFASNWYRIDKPGIPKIMQKLFYTKLKVTAEIKISAEHIEPLSTASSMQELQQSLPELPAAVKADLEQAKAAVLVDDDGINAIIWDFAGQSVYHGLHSMFLKEDNVAMVVFDASQNLHDHTQGRNVVRDPYTEKSVNPTTTGAETVCYWLKAIHSICHKDGTKHGSKSKLVPVVFLVATHIDALGDEKAIEERKKLIIDWLVQLLKGKPYAQHLAGIKDGLRNALEKYCFFISNKVRNHKELNRLKAELMEASQYILGKKHPVVYLNIEKELFATEQAVITTTQFHTITNDCGFFTAIGSEEFKGALAHFHNKGTILHFPNTQSLREVVVLSPQWLAKFFAYVIVAHPYKFDASHHDTQYERLINHGVLVEDFISCMAQKFNLDQKKFGFPLTTKQAIEFVGLFGFIAEVDNSTYFLEEKIQLPKQEDKVFIVPSMLPWNLPQTGINLPADNDENVCVVYFKFPDHFIPLMVFYQMLAACINRNIKQSEYLCLLRRHVIKLVLGIDQYYYVTLSDENDSIRLAITPDEDGVVSIAGLQNRWNLIEFFSAKLREITTTFMPASAPPECYIPCSLCPNLHIRLDEIRANEMPLRCSRGRLTSDYYKSLRQYPAQSGIKLDLSTSSAASDCGDRSLPPSLLNKAPIIPKMVRYLMKLNKWEEFGLLLLPEDDANYLVEKIKIENGRDQIDNCKLALFRKFLECGERTWQKVLDALEGSNNSNLAGVVKANLLKDFEKQ; encoded by the exons GTGACAGTGAAGAAGCCATCAGAGAAAACAAAGCTTATGCCATGGCATTGGCAAAGGGAGAGGCTAATCCATCTAGTGTATCCATATATGTTTTGGGACAAGAAAAAGCTGGAAAATCTTGCCTGGTTTCCACCCTCTTAGGAGACAAGTTTGAAGAGCGCATAGCAACACGTGGTGCCGATGTGGATGTGTGCACTGTGTTTGCTTCTAACTGGTATCGTATTGATAAGCCAGGGATTCCTAAAATAATGCAGAAATTATTTTATACCAAGCTTAAGGTAACAGCTGAGATTAAAATCTCTGCTGAACATATTGAGCCCCTGTCCACAGCCTCAAGCATGCAAGAGCTCCAGCAAAGCTTGCCTGAACTGCCTGCGGCTGTTAAAGCTGATCTGGAGCAAGCTAAGGCAGCAGTCCTAGTTGATGATGATGGCATTAATGCTATTATCTGGGACTTTGCTGGTCAGTCTGTCTATCATGGGCTGCACTCAATGTTCCTCAAAGAGGACAATGTAGCCATGGTGGTGTTTGATGCCTCTCAAAACCTCCATGATCACACACAAGGCAGAAATGTTGTCAGAGATCCATACACAGAAAAATCTGTAAATCCGACTACAACTGGTGCTGAAACTGTTTGCTATTGGCTGAAAGCAATCCACTCCATTTGCCACAAAGATGGTACCAAGCATGGCTCTAAATCTAAACTAGTACCAGTAGTATTTCTTGTTGCTACTCATATAGATGCTCTAGGAGATGAGAAGGCCattgaagaaagaaaaaaactaATTATTGATTGGCTGGTTCAGTTGCTAAAGGGGAAACCATATGCCCAGCATTTAGCCGGTATTAAGGATGGCCTCAGAAATGCATTGGAGAAGTATTGCTTTTTTATAAGCAATAAGGTTAGGAACCACAAGGAGCTAAATCGTTTAAAGGCTGAACTGATGGAAGCCTCACAATATATTTTAGGTAAAAAGCACCCAGTTGTCTACCTGAATATTGAAAAAGAGCTCTTTGCAACCGAACAGGCTGTAATCACTACCACTCAATTccacactattacaaatgattgTGGCTTCTTCACAGCCATTGGTAGTGAGGAGTTCAAAGGTGCATTGGCACACTTTCACAATAAAGGTACCATCCTGCACTTTCCAAACACACAGTCATTGAGAGAAGTAGTGGTTCTCTCACCACAGTGGCTGGCAAAATTCTTTGCCTATGTCATTGTTGCGCACCCATATAAATTTGATGCTAGTCACCATGATACACAATATGAGCGACTAATAAATCACGGTGTTTTGGTGGAAGATTTCATCTCTTGCATGGCGCAAAAATTTAACTTAGACCAAAAGAAATTTGGCTTTCCATTAACCACTAAGCAAGCTATTGAATTTGTGGGGCTATTTGGGTTCATTGCTGAAGTCGACAACAGCACTTACTTTTTAGAAGAAAAAATACAACTGCCAAAGCAAGAAGACAAAGTTTTTATTGTACCATCGATGTTACCTTGGAATTTACCCCAAACTGGCATCAATTTGCCAGCTGATAATGATGAAAACGTTTGTGTTGTTTATTTCAAATTTCCAGACCACTTCATCCCCCTCATGGTATTCTACCAGATGCTTGCTGCTTGCATCAACAGAAATATCAAGCAAAGTGAATATCTATGCCT GCTGAGGAGACATGTGATCAAGCTAGTCCTGGGTATTGATCAATACTACTATGTCACTCTTTCTGATGAGAATGATAGTATACGATTAGCAATCACACCTGATGAAGATGGCGTGGTCAGCATTGCAGGGCTACAGAATAGATGGAATTTGATTGAGTTCTTTAGTGCCAAGCTGAGAGAAATCACAACAACATTTATGCCAGCCTCTGCTCCTCCAGAATGTTACATTCCTTGCAGCTTATGTCCAAATCTCCATATAAGATTAGATGAGATCAGAGCTAATGAAATGCCACTTCGTTGCTCTCGGGGAAGGTTGACGTCTGATTACTACAAGAGTCTGAGGCAATACCCAG CTCAGTCAGGAATTAAGCTTGATCTCAGCACTAGTTCTGCAGCAAGTGACTGTG GTGATAGAAGCTTGCCACCAAGTTTGCTAAACAAAG CACCTATTATACCAAAAATGGTACGTTATCTGATGAAATTGAACAAGTGGGAAGAGTTTGGCTTATTACTACTACCAGAAGATGATGCAAATTATTTGGTGGAG